One genomic segment of Coffea arabica cultivar ET-39 chromosome 6e, Coffea Arabica ET-39 HiFi, whole genome shotgun sequence includes these proteins:
- the LOC113695819 gene encoding uncharacterized protein, with the protein MAAEPTFSQNLDSRNRGGTEPKRKLWRKRSIRLARRSYLRQSSKSSRSQFEWLPVDESRGTSSRRQPSLVALSDSSPNYVKEGSEYDDVNSVVSSSCGCGWSDRVAYPSITMSDDAAVPRHQCSSEVSDASPLSLKATRYQASHHDSESSYDSSVHSKSPHYTPLKTNYSGQKSLQTLTMSSSKKAVKVLFKKSSFKSKRRTPPKHSHILEDLSVERATCSSTIKDSRFPEHVELEPGQTESERISFVKVCPYHHCSLNGHCHEPEPPIPKKPFLRRKSQSSIPQRSASPSTGKKGSGEKKKGAKKQPRAQFLKGANAAVEDSNLIETALSGTSHPEKGNQESLEKLQNSSTQEEDVPETYFELKEWSSGSYQERKEEDKWNNLALGVVSEEGHETTTSKGGREHNNVTLDGDNDNFTRTSLLKYTGMPHDQVSISGDCDSDSKSSENNASCNITRNLFSSKINEETSRNQEPTRVVVSKSAPAGDSEGKEQVSTIDSEPAVSSGVHKGQIGKGRKMSMWHLIHKHMVSGLDGDGGTRPLQGADEGRKIEEADKDTAKKSSDVGSDFSDSDVRTYNQDEENQDIEIRKLYAVKLVREAIEKILLPEVQDQLSENQSVTSDIVEDQELSERNQQGPDEGCHSRNHTDSENIPADRVPQDQVDDSTSQQEIKKSEANSGKKSDKKSPSNWSNLKKWILLQRFTKELEKVRKLNLRKPRQLQLETDSGAEKISLRRQTADDKKRTEEWMLDYALQQVVSQLAPTQKRKVSLLVKAFETVVPPQEERNVQARDDATSRRDGSGNSSDHVEHFETNNHQLPAVDAADISTDTYLKSDNLKSSSSNDAPLNESQRVINVEEFSSLKSEDFAGGFEFKIKNEKKDDLSGLAGERSHSIQSETCDVGRKSIATENILPASDEDTADSFRAPELENSTNTEPENVDSRGLHNYTTIRPNSLVVSKFPPLDSASNYTENEAGQSQLDKQNYLSMWHSVCQHVVSSVANKVGIELLGEEDEEAEDASKVSGIETPASRKGTPKGIHGMANEIDVASYHRAEFSRSQVLKLVKEAIQEILSPEIQDDSSDTHSVSSEIIPDKELSDKDSSEGAKQSSTGLTEQNAREIDRSEEGISLDGGKGSNNNANTEEDCRIAESLEKSKSDPPKAKNWSKLKKLILLKRSIKAMEKARNLKLKPPQQLPLPLPSDVEPEKVDLRHQMMDERRKAEQWMLDYAVQHIVTKLTPARKKRVAMLVEAFEAVVPLPDT; encoded by the exons ATGGCTGCTGAACCAACCTTTTCTCAGAATCTTGACAGCAGAAACAGAGGAGGAACTGAGCCCAAGAGGAAACTCTGGAGGAAGAGGTCAATCAGGTTGGCAAGAAGATCTTACTTGAGGCAATCTTCAAAATCATCAAGGTCCCAATTCGAATGGCTCCCGGTTGATGAATCCAGGGGGACTTCAAGCCGGCGCCAACCAAGTCTAGTTGCATTATCAGattcatcaccaaattatgTTAAG GAAGGAAGCGAGTATGATGATGTGAATTCAGTGGTTTCTTCATCCTGTGGCTGTGGGTGGTCAGACAGAGTTGCGTATCCCTCTATTACCATGTCTGATGATGCAGCAGTCCCTCGACATCAATGTTCCTCAGAAGTATCAGATGCATCACCATTATCTTTGAAGGCAACAAGATATCAAGCAAGTCACCATGATTCTGAATCTAGCTATGATAGCAGTGTACATAGTAAAAGTCCGCATTATACACCATTAAAGACTAATTATTCTGGTCAGAAATCTTTGCAGACTTTGACAATGTCATCTAGCAAAAAGGCCGTGAAAGTTCTGTTCAAGAAAAGCAGTTTTAAATCCAAGAGGAGGACTCCACCGAAGCATTCTCAcattttggaggatttgagtgTAGAAAGAGCAACGTGTTCTTCCACGATAAAAGACTCGAGGTTCCCTGAGCATGTGGAGCTTGAGCCAGGACAAACAGAATCAGAAAGGATTTCATTTGTAAAAGTTTGTCCATACCATCATTGCTCTTTAAATGGGCATTGCCATGAGCCTGAGCCTCCAATTCCAAAGAAGCCATTTTTACGCAGAAAAAGCCAATCATCAATTCCACAGAGGAGTGCCAGTCCAAGTACTGGAAAGAAGGGTTCtggggaaaagaagaaaggtgCTAAGAAACAACCAAGAGCTCAGTTTTTGAAAGGAGCAAATGCGGCTGTTGAAGATTCAAATCTCATTGAGACAGCTCTTAGTGGAACATCACATCCAGAAAAGGGTAATCAGGAGAGTCTTGAGAAACTCCAAAATTCTTCCACACAGGAGGAAGACGTTCCAGAAACCTATTTTGAACTGAAGGAATGGAGTTCTGGAAGCtaccaagaaagaaaagaggaggatAAATGGAATAATCTAGCTCTGGGTGTTGTATCAGAAGAAGGTCATGAAACTACCACAAGTAAGGGTGGTAGAGAACATAATAATGTCACCCTTGATGGTGATAATGATAATTTTACTCGGACCTCTCTATTAAAATATACCGGTATGCCACATGACCAGGTCAGCATCAGCGGTGATTGTGACTCAGACAGCAAATCAAGTGAAAATAATGCATCCTGCAATATCACACGGAACTTATTTTCAAGTAAGATAAATGAAGAAACAAGCAGAAATCAGGAGCCAACCAGGGTAGTTGTCTCTAAATCTGCTCCAGCTGGAGATTCAGAAGGTAAGGAACAAGTTTCAACCATAGATTCTGAACCAGCAGTTTCTTCAGGTGTGCACAAAGGCCAGATTGGCAAGGGGAGAAAGATGAGCATGTGGCATCTGATTCACAAACATATGGTATCCGGTCTAGATGGAGATGGTGGAACCAGGCCACTTCAGGGCGCTGATGAgggaaggaaaattgaagaagctgatAAGGACACTGCTAAGAAAAGTTCTGATGTTGGGTCAGACTTTTCTGATTCAGATGTTCGCACTTACAATCAGGACGAAGAGAATCAAGACATTGAAATCCGCAAGCTTTATGCCGTAAAGCTAGTACGGGAAGCAATTGAGAAGATTCTCCTTCCAGAAGTTCAGGACCAATTATCTGAAAATCAATCAGTTACAAGTGATATTGTTGAAGACCAAGAACTTTCAGAAAGAAATCAACAAG GTCCTGATGAAGGCTGCCATAGTCGGAACCACACTGACAGTGAAAATATACCAGCTGATCGAGTACCACAAGATCAGGTTGATGATAGCACCAGTCAACAAGAGATAAAGAAATCAGAAGCAAATTCGGGGAAGAAATCAGATAAGAAATCACCGAGCAACTGGAGTAATCTGAAAAAATGGATTCTTCTTCAAAGGTTCACCAAAGAGTTGGAGAAGGTGAGGAAACTCAACCTCAGAAAACCGCGGCAACTGCAGTTGGAGACGGACTCTGGAGCAGAAAAAATTTCTTTGAGGCGCCAGACAGCTGATGATAAAAAAAGGACAGAGGAGTGGATGCTTGACTATGCACTGCAGCAGGTGGTCAGTCAACTCGCTCCAACTCAGAAGAGGAAAGTGTCACTGCTTGTAAAAGCATTCGAAACTGTAGTTCCCCCTCAAGAAGAGCGCAATGTTCAG GCTCGGGATGATGCCACTTCCAGACGGGATGGTTCTGGAAACAGCTCAGATCATGTGGAACATTTTGAAACAAATAACCATCAGTTGCCTGCGGTTGATGCCGCAGACATCTCTACAGATACCTACTTGAAGTCGGACAACCTCAAAAGCTCCTCTTCCAATGATGCGCCTCTGAATGAATCTCAGAGAGTTATTAATGTTGAAGAATTCTCTTCTTTGAAAAGTGAAGATTTTGCTGGTGGTTTTGAATTCAAGATTAAGAATGAGAAGAAAGATGATTTAAGTGGTCTTGCAGGTGAGCGGTCTCACTCAATCCAGAGTGAAACTTGCGATGTTGGTAGGAAGTCAATAGCAACTGAGAACATTTTACCAGCTTCGGATGAGGACACTGCTGACAGTTTCAGAGCACCTGAGCTAGAAAACAGTACAAACACCGAGCCAGAAAATGTAGATTCACGGGGGTTACATAATTATACAACTATCAGGCCAAACTCTCTAGTTGTTTCAAAGTTTCCACCACTGGATTCTGCGTCCAATTACACGGAGAATGAGGCAGGTCAATCACAGTTGGACAAACAAAACTATCTTAGCATGTGGCACTCAGTTTGTCAGCATGTGGTATCAAGTGTTGCCAACAAGGTTGGAATCGAGCTGCTGggggaagaagatgaagaagcaGAAGATGCAAGCAAGGTTTCAGGCATTGAAACTCCTGCCTCTCGTAAAGGCACTCCTAAAGGAATTCACGGCATGGCCAATGAAATTGATGTAGCAAGCTATCACCGAGCTGAATTCAGCAGAAGTCAAGTGCTTAAACTTGTAAAAGAGGCTATTCAAGAGATCCTTAGTCCAGAAATTCAGGATGATTCTTCTGACACACACTCAGTTTCAAGTGAGATTATTCCAGATAAGGAGCTTTCGGATAAAGATAGTAGTGAAGGTGCTAAACAAAGTTCCACTGGTCTCACAGAGCAAAATGCAAGAGAAATTGACAGGAGTGAAGAGGGCATTTCATTAGATGGAGGAAAAGGGTCAAACAATAATGCTAATACTGAAGAAGACTGCCGGATAGCAGAGTCTCTGGAGAAAAGCAAATCTGATCCACCCAAGGCAAAGAACTGGAGCAAGCTAAAAAAGCTAATACTTCTGAAGAGATCAATcaaggcaatggaaaaagccagGAACCTGAAGTTGAAACCACCACAGCAGCTGCCGCTGCCGCTGCCATCAGATGTAGAACCTGAAAAAGTTGATTTAAGGCATCAAATGATGGATGAGAGGAGGAAAGCGGAGCAGTGGATGCTTGATTATGCAGTTCAGCATATTGTCACTAAACTAACACCAGCCCGGAAGAAAAGAGTGGCAATGCTGGTCGAAGCTTTTGAAGCAGTAGTTCCACTGCCTGATACGTAA